The following are encoded together in the Desulfococcus multivorans genome:
- a CDS encoding phenylacetate--CoA ligase family protein, with the protein MIYDIEYETMPREALEAIQLRRLRSTLERAYATVPFYRKKFAEAGITPGDVKSLKDLCRLPFTTKQDLRDNYPFGMFAVPMDMVVRIHASSGTTGQPTVVGYTARDVNTWATLIARALAAGGATRGDIIHNAFGYGLFTGGLGVHYGAEKLGASVIPVSGGNTKRQITIMKDFGPTILTGTPSYVLHLAEVASELGVDFKDLKFKYGIFGAEPWSEHMREEIERKLHLKAVDIYGLSEVIGPGVSIECHEAQRGMHIAEDHFIAEIIDPDTGEPLPYGETGELIFTSITKEAFPVLRYRTRDITSINPEPCICGRTLVRMNRVSGRTDDMLIIRGVNVFPSQIESVLMETKGVEPHYQLQVDRVDNLDKLTVMVEVGENLFSDTVSPLQEIEKKITKDIKEIIGVSAHVKLVEPKTIQRSEGKAVRVIDNRKL; encoded by the coding sequence GCCACCGTCCCCTTCTACCGCAAAAAATTCGCCGAAGCCGGCATCACACCCGGTGACGTCAAATCCCTGAAGGATCTTTGCCGTCTGCCCTTCACCACCAAACAGGACCTGAGGGACAATTATCCTTTCGGCATGTTCGCCGTTCCCATGGATATGGTGGTCCGGATACATGCATCGTCCGGGACCACCGGCCAACCCACGGTGGTCGGCTATACGGCCCGCGACGTCAATACCTGGGCCACCCTGATAGCCCGTGCCCTGGCCGCCGGCGGCGCCACCCGGGGAGACATCATCCACAATGCCTTCGGGTACGGTCTTTTCACCGGCGGACTCGGGGTCCACTACGGCGCCGAAAAACTGGGAGCATCGGTCATTCCGGTATCGGGGGGCAACACCAAGCGCCAGATCACCATCATGAAGGATTTCGGCCCCACTATCCTCACCGGCACCCCATCCTACGTCCTTCATCTGGCCGAGGTCGCCTCTGAACTCGGCGTGGATTTCAAGGACCTGAAATTCAAATACGGCATCTTTGGCGCCGAACCCTGGTCCGAACACATGCGGGAAGAGATCGAAAGAAAACTCCACCTGAAAGCCGTGGATATCTATGGGCTGAGCGAGGTCATCGGCCCCGGGGTCTCCATCGAATGCCACGAAGCCCAGCGCGGTATGCACATCGCGGAGGACCATTTCATCGCCGAAATCATCGATCCGGACACCGGCGAGCCCCTTCCCTACGGCGAGACGGGTGAATTGATCTTCACCTCCATCACCAAGGAGGCTTTCCCGGTCCTGCGCTACCGGACCCGGGACATCACCTCCATCAATCCCGAGCCCTGCATCTGCGGTCGGACACTCGTCCGGATGAACAGGGTCAGCGGACGGACGGACGACATGCTCATCATCCGGGGCGTCAACGTGTTTCCCTCCCAGATCGAGAGCGTCCTCATGGAGACCAAGGGCGTGGAACCCCATTACCAGCTTCAGGTGGACCGCGTCGACAACCTGGACAAACTGACGGTGATGGTCGAGGTGGGAGAGAATCTCTTCTCCGACACGGTCAGCCCCCTTCAGGAGATCGAGAAAAAAATCACGAAAGACATCAAGGAGATCATCGGGGTCTCCGCTCACGTCAAACTGGTGGAGCCCAAGACCATCCAGCGCAGCGAGGGCAAGGCCGTTCGGGTGATCGACAACCGGAAGTTGTAA
- a CDS encoding ACT domain-containing protein, with protein MRAEQISIFLENKSGRLAEVTRILSENKINIRALSVADTSDFGVLRLIVDDNEKACSVLKENGFTVGKTNVVAVEVPDQPGGLYHILTILQNGNVNVEYMYAFVQQSGSNAVMIFRFDHTEEALKLLKDNGVTVIEGRKLYTL; from the coding sequence ATGCGCGCAGAACAGATTTCCATTTTCCTGGAGAATAAATCCGGACGCCTCGCCGAGGTCACCCGGATCCTGTCCGAAAACAAGATCAACATCCGGGCGCTGTCGGTGGCCGACACATCGGATTTCGGGGTCCTGCGACTCATCGTGGACGACAATGAAAAAGCCTGCAGCGTCCTGAAGGAAAACGGCTTCACCGTGGGGAAAACCAACGTGGTGGCCGTCGAGGTGCCGGATCAGCCCGGCGGGCTCTACCATATTCTCACCATCCTTCAAAACGGAAACGTCAACGTTGAATACATGTACGCCTTTGTTCAGCAGAGCGGCAGCAACGCCGTCATGATCTTCAGGTTCGATCATACGGAGGAGGCCCTGAAACTGCTCAAGGATAACGGCGTGACGGTGATCGAGGGACGCAAGCTCTATACCCTTTGA
- a CDS encoding ABC transporter substrate-binding protein, with amino-acid sequence MQTLTGVRRNGWRLLLTWAVVTIFAGGALAEETYKIGGIFSVTGRASFLGDPEKKSMEMVIEKINAAGGIDGRKLEAVIYDTEGDPTKAVMSVSKLLNKDKVLAIIGPSTTPTTLAVMPFAEKARTPLISCAAGNKITMPINPWVFKTAQSDIHAVQAIYEHMKTRGIRKIGILTVADAFGESGREQLEAQAGDFGLTIVQADKFGGNDTDMTAQLTKIKSAKPDAVICWGTNPGPAVVNKNARQLALNIPVYQSHGVASPKFIELAGESAEGTLLPTGKILIHDLLPETDPQKAVLAEYAGTYTETFKQPVSGFGGYAYDAVNILAQALKGTDGDPEKLRDNIESLTDHVGVSGVFNFGPKEHNGLSANAFVMVRIQNGTWELVQ; translated from the coding sequence ATGCAAACACTGACGGGAGTCAGACGAAACGGTTGGCGGTTGCTCTTGACATGGGCCGTCGTTACGATTTTTGCGGGCGGTGCGCTTGCCGAGGAGACTTACAAGATCGGCGGAATATTCTCCGTCACCGGCCGGGCGTCCTTCCTGGGCGATCCGGAGAAGAAAAGCATGGAAATGGTGATCGAAAAAATCAACGCGGCCGGCGGCATCGACGGACGCAAGCTCGAGGCCGTCATCTATGATACCGAGGGGGACCCCACGAAAGCGGTCATGAGCGTCAGCAAGCTGCTCAACAAGGACAAGGTCCTGGCCATCATCGGGCCAAGCACCACGCCCACTACCCTTGCGGTCATGCCCTTTGCCGAAAAAGCCCGAACCCCCCTCATCAGCTGCGCCGCCGGGAACAAGATCACCATGCCCATCAATCCGTGGGTGTTCAAGACCGCCCAAAGCGACATCCACGCCGTTCAGGCCATCTATGAGCACATGAAGACCCGGGGCATTCGGAAGATCGGCATCCTCACCGTCGCCGACGCGTTTGGCGAGTCCGGACGGGAACAACTGGAAGCCCAGGCCGGGGACTTCGGGCTCACCATTGTCCAGGCCGATAAATTCGGGGGCAACGATACCGACATGACCGCTCAACTCACCAAGATCAAGAGCGCCAAACCCGACGCCGTCATCTGCTGGGGCACAAATCCGGGACCCGCCGTTGTCAACAAAAACGCCCGGCAACTGGCGCTGAACATCCCCGTTTATCAAAGTCACGGGGTGGCGTCGCCCAAATTCATCGAGCTGGCCGGGGAGAGCGCGGAAGGCACCCTGTTGCCCACCGGAAAGATCCTGATCCATGACCTCCTGCCGGAAACCGATCCTCAGAAGGCGGTCCTGGCCGAATATGCCGGAACCTACACCGAGACCTTCAAACAACCCGTATCCGGATTCGGCGGTTACGCCTATGACGCCGTCAATATCCTTGCCCAGGCCCTCAAGGGCACCGACGGCGACCCGGAAAAACTGCGGGACAACATCGAATCCTTGACAGATCACGTCGGCGTTTCCGGCGTTTTCAATTTCGGGCCGAAAGAGCACAACGGCCTCTCCGCCAATGCCTTCGTGATGGTCCGAATCCAGAACGGCACCTGGGAGCTCGTGCAGTAA